One Rhodothermales bacterium genomic region harbors:
- the hslU gene encoding ATP-dependent protease ATPase subunit HslU, which translates to MHEERTPRQIVAELDKYIIGQDDAKKSVAIALRNRWRRMNAPDEMREEIMPNNIIMIGPTGVGKTEIARRLARLAGAPFIKVEATKFTEVGYVGRDVDSIIRDLTDFAIGMIKEEQAEGVQEKARQQAEERVLDVLIPPSKPRKEREGTLLNGPGFVIRPQEEVEGEPTDEDDLRERTRERFRTMLHEGKLDEREIEIDVASESTPTLQMFGPMGLEEMGINIQEMFGNLGGGKKKKKRRMPVNEAIEALTAEEAQKLIDMDAVQRVAVERVQQSGIVFIDEIDKVAGGSRQAGGPDVSREGVQRDLLPIVEGSTVMTKYGPVKTDHILFIASGAFHVSKPSDLIPEMQGRFPIRVELDNLTENDFYKILTIPKNALLKQYQALLASEGVTIEFTDDAVREIARIAAHVNEEVENIGARRLHTILTTLLEEILFEVPEAQQDDTITVDEAYVRDRLQSVVENRDLSQYIL; encoded by the coding sequence ATGCACGAAGAACGCACCCCGCGCCAGATCGTCGCGGAACTCGACAAGTACATCATCGGGCAGGACGACGCCAAGAAGAGCGTCGCCATCGCCCTCCGCAACCGCTGGCGGCGCATGAACGCGCCCGACGAGATGCGCGAGGAGATCATGCCCAATAACATCATCATGATCGGCCCGACGGGCGTGGGCAAGACCGAAATCGCCCGCCGCCTCGCCCGCCTCGCCGGCGCGCCCTTCATCAAGGTCGAGGCCACGAAGTTCACCGAGGTCGGCTACGTCGGCCGCGACGTGGACTCCATCATCCGCGACCTCACCGACTTCGCGATCGGGATGATCAAGGAAGAGCAGGCCGAAGGCGTGCAGGAGAAGGCCCGGCAGCAGGCCGAGGAGCGCGTGCTCGACGTGCTGATCCCGCCGTCGAAGCCGCGCAAGGAGCGGGAAGGCACCCTCCTCAACGGTCCCGGCTTCGTGATCCGCCCGCAGGAGGAGGTCGAAGGCGAGCCGACGGACGAGGACGACCTCCGTGAGCGCACGCGCGAGCGCTTCCGTACGATGCTCCACGAGGGCAAACTCGACGAGCGCGAGATCGAGATCGACGTGGCGAGCGAGAGCACGCCGACGCTCCAGATGTTCGGGCCGATGGGGCTCGAAGAGATGGGGATCAACATCCAGGAGATGTTCGGCAACCTCGGCGGCGGCAAGAAAAAGAAGAAGCGCCGGATGCCAGTGAACGAGGCCATCGAAGCGCTCACGGCCGAGGAAGCGCAGAAGCTCATCGACATGGACGCTGTCCAGCGCGTGGCTGTCGAGCGCGTCCAGCAGTCGGGCATCGTGTTCATCGACGAGATCGACAAGGTAGCCGGCGGCTCGCGGCAGGCGGGCGGGCCGGACGTCTCGCGCGAGGGCGTCCAGCGCGACCTCCTCCCGATCGTCGAGGGCTCGACGGTGATGACGAAGTACGGACCCGTTAAGACCGACCACATCTTGTTCATCGCCTCGGGCGCGTTCCACGTCTCGAAGCCGAGCGACCTCATCCCCGAGATGCAGGGCCGCTTCCCGATCCGCGTCGAGCTCGACAACCTCACCGAGAACGACTTCTACAAGATCCTCACGATCCCGAAGAACGCCCTCCTCAAGCAGTACCAAGCGCTCCTCGCCTCCGAAGGCGTGACGATCGAGTTCACCGACGATGCCGTGCGCGAGATCGCCCGGATCGCGGCGCACGTCAACGAGGAGGTCGAGAACATCGGCGCCCGGCGGCTCCACACGATCCTGACGACGCTGCTCGAGGAGATCCTCTTCGAGGTCCCCGAAGCGCAGCAGGACGACACGATCACGGTCGACGAGGCCTACGTCCGCGACCGGCTCCAGTCCGTCGTCGAGAACCGCGACCTCAGCCAGTACATCCTGTAA
- a CDS encoding NYN domain-containing protein, whose protein sequence is MREPTHQAPGSARAAVLIDYQNLYYYLKNRLEGHASPGDHILDMIDALRQRLVEQEAPIAVGRAYADFAGLDDHARHVQRALYLLGIDPCFVPSTMHRNTTDLQLCIDALDLVQDRRDIATVVLVSGDRDYVPLVQAIQRRGCEVIMVSFREHLSARLFENVDAGRFIDAETLMTEDARTLLQEDHHANGQPETTTEFAEVTDLPFPIDVEALRVIEDYFGQYDEVYLTPLLRKLSEELGDIEDHDPKSLIGDLEDCGACRLERRKGMPYDYTVLIVNPEHPAVREVQNEMRADYDDEDEYESNGDGADYEGEFGDLATEEE, encoded by the coding sequence ATGCGCGAACCTACCCACCAGGCGCCGGGCTCTGCCCGTGCCGCCGTCTTGATCGATTACCAAAACCTCTACTACTACCTCAAGAACAGGCTCGAAGGCCACGCCTCGCCGGGGGACCACATCCTCGACATGATCGACGCGCTGCGCCAGCGGTTGGTCGAGCAGGAAGCCCCCATCGCCGTCGGCCGCGCCTACGCCGACTTCGCGGGGCTCGACGACCACGCCCGCCACGTCCAGCGCGCGCTCTACCTCCTCGGCATCGACCCGTGCTTCGTCCCCTCGACGATGCACCGCAACACGACCGACCTCCAGCTCTGCATCGACGCGCTCGACCTCGTGCAGGACCGGCGCGACATCGCCACCGTCGTCCTCGTCTCCGGCGACCGCGACTACGTCCCGCTCGTGCAGGCGATCCAGCGGCGCGGCTGCGAGGTCATCATGGTCTCCTTCCGCGAGCACCTCTCGGCCCGCCTCTTCGAGAACGTCGACGCCGGCCGCTTCATCGACGCCGAGACGCTGATGACCGAGGACGCCCGCACCCTCCTCCAGGAGGATCACCACGCGAACGGCCAGCCGGAGACGACGACGGAGTTCGCCGAGGTCACCGACCTCCCCTTCCCCATCGACGTCGAGGCCCTCCGCGTGATCGAGGACTACTTCGGGCAGTACGACGAGGTCTACCTCACGCCGCTCCTCCGCAAGCTCTCCGAAGAGCTCGGCGACATCGAAGACCACGATCCGAAGTCGCTCATCGGCGACCTCGAGGACTGCGGGGCGTGCCGGCTCGAGCGCCGCAAGGGGATGCCCTACGACTACACCGTCCTCATCGTCAACCCCGAGCACCCCGCCGTCCGCGAGGTGCAGAACGAGATGCGCGCCGACTACGACGACGAGGACGAGTACGAGTCCAACGGCGACGGAGCCGACTACGAAGGCGAGTTCGGCGACCTCGCGACCGAAGAGGAGTAA
- a CDS encoding BrxA/BrxB family bacilliredoxin — MPYPEPLVQPMRAELTRLGVDELTDAAAVDQAMEAAEDQTVLVVVNSVCGCAAANARPAVAMAKNVGPQPDRYVTVFAGQDLEATARMREHLQGIPPSSPFMALLKDGDPVFVLERRHIEGRSASAIATDLVGAFEKYCGTDAAPAGEAERPELAAQPDARGELPDSFRSIL, encoded by the coding sequence ATGCCGTATCCCGAGCCGCTCGTCCAACCCATGCGCGCAGAGCTAACCCGCCTCGGCGTGGACGAACTCACCGACGCCGCCGCCGTCGATCAGGCGATGGAAGCGGCCGAGGACCAGACCGTCCTCGTCGTCGTCAACTCCGTGTGCGGTTGCGCCGCGGCGAACGCTCGTCCCGCTGTCGCGATGGCGAAGAACGTCGGTCCGCAGCCCGACCGCTACGTGACGGTCTTCGCCGGGCAGGATCTGGAGGCGACCGCGCGCATGCGCGAGCACCTGCAGGGCATCCCGCCGTCGTCGCCGTTCATGGCGCTGTTGAAGGACGGCGACCCCGTCTTCGTGCTGGAGCGCCGCCACATCGAGGGCCGCAGCGCGAGCGCGATCGCGACCGACCTCGTGGGTGCGTTCGAGAAGTACTGCGGGACCGACGCCGCGCCCGCCGGCGAAGCCGAGCGCCCCGAACTCGCCGCGCAGCCCGACGCCCGCGGCGAACTGCCCGACTCGTTCCGCTCGATCCTCTGA
- a CDS encoding C40 family peptidase, with translation MPPFRFALDRAFAPLVATAALLLLAGCGSSAPVGNATTPATVEARARAPVPATAAEAQLLRAASEWMGVPYRFGGTTKSGVDCSALVRAVYAGAFALHLTRSTRTQVNEGIAVRRDDLRTGDLVFFRTGPDQRHVGIYLDGGRLLHASSSRDRVLVDDFNQRHFQETYWTARRLLDVRTDGGPASPVFATTAPPAQPAVRPESARPGPAPSGPARSGW, from the coding sequence ATGCCCCCGTTTCGATTCGCACTCGACCGCGCGTTCGCTCCGCTCGTCGCCACGGCGGCGCTCCTGCTCCTCGCCGGGTGCGGGTCGAGCGCCCCGGTTGGAAACGCGACGACGCCCGCGACGGTCGAGGCCCGCGCTCGCGCTCCGGTGCCCGCGACGGCGGCGGAAGCGCAACTCCTCCGCGCGGCGTCCGAGTGGATGGGCGTGCCGTACCGCTTCGGCGGCACCACGAAGAGCGGCGTCGACTGCTCCGCGCTCGTCCGCGCCGTCTACGCCGGGGCGTTCGCGCTCCACCTCACGCGCTCGACGCGGACGCAGGTCAACGAGGGCATCGCCGTGCGCCGGGACGACCTCCGCACGGGCGACCTCGTCTTCTTCCGCACCGGCCCCGACCAGCGCCACGTCGGTATCTACCTCGACGGCGGACGCCTCCTCCACGCCTCGTCGTCGCGCGACCGCGTGCTCGTCGACGATTTCAACCAGCGACACTTCCAAGAGACGTATTGGACCGCCCGCCGCCTCCTCGACGTGCGGACCGACGGCGGCCCGGCCTCACCCGTATTCGCCACGACCGCGCCGCCCGCCCAGCCCGCTGTTCGCCCCGAGTCCGCGCGACCGGGCCCCGCGCCGTCCGGCCCGGCTCGCTCCGGGTGGTGA
- a CDS encoding lipopolysaccharide biosynthesis protein, translated as MNALRTLRRVRLRLARAKRSIRRAERLRHGGFLRPVLTLVTGAVAAQAVVFAARPVLTRLFTPDEFGVLTVFVTLVTVLGTVSSGRYEDALMLPDDDDDAAGVLALAFAVTMGVGLATALVLLDLSWWAEVLGGPAMRPALLFLPPAVVLAGWGLALETWHTRLHRFRPVSASRAVQSGSVVAIQLAAGFLAIGAVGLVAGAAVGFVVSVLWLGATYMYADGRRLRVSLSALPTLARRYVRFPLFSAPAALLNVLASRAPVLLLAAFFTTGTVGQFGIAFGTLVLPLGLLTGAVGQVFFVRAAEAHRANRLGPLTLSVLRQLLVVTVYPALVVAVAGPALFAFVFGPEWALAGEYARALSVWVLLVSVAVPLTRVFDVTEQQRADLGFSIVLFVVQTGAFAAVAVLGTALDAIVALGVVGAAMRLLHIGWMLRLAGTPLRPAALAALRVVTYALPFLVLVGIVQAWAESGLWVVLAAFAGGLGYLGLAVRQGALGDDL; from the coding sequence TTGAACGCGCTCCGCACTCTGCGACGGGTCCGCCTGCGGCTCGCACGGGCGAAGCGCTCGATCCGCCGTGCCGAGAGACTCCGCCACGGCGGCTTCCTGCGCCCCGTCCTCACCCTCGTTACGGGCGCCGTCGCGGCCCAAGCCGTCGTCTTCGCCGCGCGGCCGGTGCTGACGCGGCTGTTCACCCCCGACGAGTTCGGCGTTTTGACGGTCTTCGTCACGCTCGTCACCGTGCTCGGCACCGTCTCCTCCGGCCGCTATGAGGATGCCCTCATGCTCCCCGACGACGACGACGACGCGGCGGGCGTGCTCGCCCTCGCCTTCGCCGTGACGATGGGCGTGGGCCTGGCGACTGCCCTCGTCCTGCTGGACCTCTCGTGGTGGGCCGAGGTGCTCGGCGGGCCGGCGATGCGGCCGGCGCTCCTCTTCCTCCCGCCCGCTGTCGTCCTCGCGGGGTGGGGCCTCGCGCTCGAGACGTGGCACACCCGCCTCCACCGGTTCCGCCCCGTCTCGGCCAGCCGGGCCGTGCAGAGCGGGAGTGTTGTGGCGATCCAACTCGCCGCCGGGTTCCTGGCGATCGGCGCGGTGGGCCTCGTCGCTGGCGCCGCCGTAGGGTTCGTCGTGAGCGTCCTCTGGCTCGGCGCGACGTATATGTACGCCGACGGGCGGCGGCTGCGTGTTTCCCTCTCCGCTCTTCCGACGCTCGCGCGGCGATATGTCCGCTTCCCGCTCTTCTCGGCACCTGCCGCCCTGCTGAACGTCCTCGCCAGCCGCGCGCCGGTCCTCCTCCTCGCCGCCTTCTTCACCACGGGCACCGTCGGCCAGTTCGGCATCGCGTTCGGGACCCTCGTGCTCCCCCTCGGCCTGCTGACCGGTGCCGTCGGGCAGGTGTTCTTCGTCCGGGCGGCCGAGGCGCACCGCGCGAACCGGTTGGGTCCGCTCACGCTCAGCGTCCTCCGCCAGCTCCTCGTCGTGACGGTCTACCCCGCGCTCGTCGTCGCCGTCGCGGGTCCTGCCCTGTTTGCCTTTGTGTTCGGCCCGGAGTGGGCACTGGCTGGGGAATACGCCCGCGCGCTGTCGGTGTGGGTGCTGCTCGTCTCCGTCGCCGTGCCGCTGACGCGCGTGTTCGACGTCACGGAGCAGCAGCGCGCCGACCTCGGCTTCAGCATCGTCCTGTTCGTAGTCCAGACCGGCGCCTTCGCTGCCGTCGCCGTACTCGGCACCGCGCTCGATGCGATCGTCGCGCTCGGCGTCGTCGGCGCGGCGATGCGGCTGCTCCACATCGGCTGGATGCTCCGCCTGGCCGGGACGCCCCTTCGGCCGGCCGCCCTCGCTGCCCTCCGGGTCGTCACCTACGCGCTCCCATTCCTCGTGCTCGTGGGCATCGTGCAGGCGTGGGCCGAATCCGGTCTCTGGGTCGTACTCGCGGCCTTCGCCGGTGGGCTCGGCTATCTCGGCCTCGCGGTCCGACAAGGCGCGCTCGGAGACGACCTCTGA
- the dacB gene encoding D-alanyl-D-alanine carboxypeptidase/D-alanyl-D-alanine-endopeptidase, producing the protein MTRTALLLVLGFVWLAGPARAQSSPEALRAAIDAIIDDPDFDDAFWGLHVVDLATGDTVYARNERKNFIPASNQKLFSTAAALDGLGPDYRYTTTLYLDGTVRGSVLEGNLVVRGSGDPTIGDRAFTEGYPHDADATALFRAWADSVKARGITAVTEHVIGDDDVFDDTELGNGWAWDDVPSRFAAEISGLSFNEGRIVVTARGERIGRRAELSWEPGDTDYVYFVNKTETVRSRRDADREIRRERGGNTFWIESEVPVGERLQQTVSVHNPTRYFAHVLRATLRAEGVHVDGDPVDIDDWREKPEYRRLIPVATHTSRPLSEIVALTNKESQNLYAEHLLKTLGAVRCPEDRPDDVDCGSAEAGLLAAAPLFERAGMDLETMRLRDGSGISPYNSVSPEDVTGLLRVMWVHPDPRVTEAYVRSLAVGGEDGTLQRRLRSGRARGNARAKTGTVTGARNLSGYVTTAAGTPLAFALLANNFGTSVGRVTRAQDAIVELLAGYGR; encoded by the coding sequence GTGACGCGCACGGCCCTCCTCCTCGTCCTCGGGTTCGTCTGGCTCGCGGGCCCGGCCCGCGCGCAGTCATCGCCGGAAGCGCTCCGCGCCGCCATCGACGCCATCATAGACGACCCCGACTTCGACGATGCGTTCTGGGGCCTCCACGTCGTCGACCTCGCGACGGGCGACACGGTCTACGCCCGGAACGAGCGGAAGAACTTCATCCCGGCCTCGAACCAGAAGCTGTTCTCGACGGCCGCCGCGCTCGACGGGCTCGGCCCCGACTACCGCTACACGACGACGCTCTACCTCGACGGCACCGTGCGCGGCTCGGTCCTCGAAGGCAACCTCGTCGTCCGCGGCTCCGGCGACCCGACGATCGGCGACCGCGCCTTCACCGAGGGCTACCCCCACGACGCCGACGCTACGGCGCTCTTCCGCGCATGGGCGGACTCCGTCAAAGCCCGCGGCATCACGGCCGTCACCGAGCACGTCATCGGCGACGACGACGTGTTCGACGACACCGAACTCGGCAACGGCTGGGCGTGGGACGACGTGCCCTCGCGCTTCGCCGCCGAGATCAGCGGGCTCTCCTTTAACGAGGGGCGCATCGTCGTCACCGCGCGGGGCGAGCGGATCGGCCGCCGCGCCGAGCTGAGCTGGGAGCCGGGCGATACCGACTACGTCTACTTCGTCAACAAAACCGAGACGGTCCGCTCGCGGCGGGACGCCGACCGCGAGATCCGGCGCGAGCGCGGCGGCAACACGTTCTGGATCGAGTCCGAGGTGCCGGTCGGCGAGCGCCTCCAGCAGACGGTCTCGGTGCACAACCCGACGCGCTACTTCGCGCACGTCCTCCGCGCCACACTCCGCGCCGAGGGCGTCCACGTCGACGGCGACCCCGTAGACATCGACGACTGGCGCGAGAAGCCGGAGTACCGGCGGCTCATCCCGGTTGCCACGCACACGTCGCGCCCGCTCTCCGAGATCGTCGCCCTCACCAACAAGGAGAGCCAGAACCTCTACGCCGAACATCTGCTCAAGACGCTCGGCGCCGTGCGCTGCCCCGAGGACCGGCCGGACGACGTCGACTGCGGCTCCGCCGAGGCCGGGCTCCTCGCCGCCGCGCCCCTCTTCGAGCGCGCCGGGATGGACCTCGAGACGATGCGGCTGCGCGACGGCTCCGGCATCTCCCCCTACAACTCGGTGTCGCCGGAGGACGTGACGGGCCTCCTCCGCGTGATGTGGGTCCACCCGGACCCCCGCGTCACCGAGGCGTACGTGCGCTCCCTCGCCGTCGGCGGGGAGGACGGCACGCTGCAGCGGCGGCTCCGCTCGGGCCGCGCGCGAGGCAACGCCCGCGCGAAGACGGGGACCGTCACCGGAGCCCGCAACCTCAGCGGCTACGTAACGACCGCGGCCGGGACGCCCCTCGCGTTCGCCCTCCTCGCCAACAACTTCGGCACGAGCGTCGGGCGGGTGACGCGGGCGCAGGACGCCATCGTCGAACTGCTCGCCGGATACGGCCGCTGA
- a CDS encoding DUF6798 domain-containing protein — protein sequence MQSDAPARPDGTPAPPSTIGDLAGRLRRQQHGLPLFVALLTLAATFLRFGYVYGSGDQDELIPSLLHLLDGSLFTQDWLVQTVASGVNVRTYFLWLMALPSLVLPGWLSVLLLWIGVTVALSFGVYGLARDLVRDRLAAALSVPVVLVLTVKWTLGANSLAYDALVPEGVAWALAVPAITLFLQRRWGWAGVLLGVAAWFHLLAGAQTALVLGVVGLGRAALSADLEGQKWRADLLDLVRFGGAFVLAALPILVPVGFEQSATSPTVESAPPPFYIHALFRNPHHHLFFSFGAGAHLRFWPVAVFGIAAGRWLHRRGVLRHGGFLAASGVFIALLCGIAVLFVEIVPVTLVAKLQLFKLTVLVTLVASILVTAAFASLLPDALRRFSEGVLGRRWIGLAVATVLLVLLAGLAVRDVGRPGALLHPLRHQASPLGEVEAWARVATAEDALFATPPSVSTFRTFARRAVVADFTGFVFTDAAMQTWFQRLMDIAPITLPATGVGVKPVLDAAYEQLGPADWQRLQSGYGADYALVARGTRLPFAVAFENAEWTVYRLTGPSP from the coding sequence ATGCAGTCCGACGCGCCCGCCCGCCCTGACGGCACACCCGCTCCGCCGTCGACGATCGGCGACCTCGCGGGGCGACTCCGCCGGCAGCAGCACGGGCTCCCGCTCTTCGTCGCGCTCCTCACCCTCGCTGCGACCTTTCTCCGGTTCGGGTACGTCTACGGATCGGGCGATCAGGACGAGCTGATCCCATCGCTGCTCCACCTCCTCGACGGCAGCCTGTTCACGCAGGACTGGCTGGTGCAGACCGTCGCGTCGGGCGTCAACGTGCGGACGTATTTCCTGTGGCTGATGGCACTGCCGAGCCTCGTTCTACCCGGGTGGCTGAGCGTGCTGCTGCTGTGGATTGGCGTGACCGTCGCGCTCAGCTTCGGCGTGTACGGACTCGCGCGCGATCTCGTCCGCGACCGGCTCGCGGCGGCGCTGAGCGTGCCCGTCGTGCTCGTGCTGACGGTGAAGTGGACGCTCGGGGCGAACTCGCTGGCCTACGACGCGCTCGTGCCGGAGGGCGTGGCGTGGGCGCTCGCCGTGCCCGCGATCACCCTCTTCCTGCAACGGCGCTGGGGCTGGGCGGGCGTGCTCCTCGGCGTCGCGGCGTGGTTCCACCTGCTCGCCGGGGCGCAGACGGCCCTCGTGCTCGGCGTGGTCGGGCTCGGGCGGGCGGCGTTGAGCGCGGACCTCGAAGGACAGAAGTGGCGCGCCGACCTCCTCGACCTCGTGCGATTCGGCGGTGCGTTCGTCCTCGCCGCCCTGCCGATCCTCGTCCCAGTGGGGTTCGAACAGTCCGCCACGAGCCCGACCGTCGAGTCCGCACCGCCGCCGTTCTACATCCACGCCCTCTTTCGCAATCCGCACCACCATCTGTTCTTCTCTTTCGGGGCCGGTGCCCACCTCCGGTTCTGGCCGGTCGCCGTGTTCGGGATCGCGGCGGGCCGATGGCTGCACCGGCGTGGCGTCCTCCGACACGGAGGCTTTCTCGCGGCGAGCGGCGTCTTCATCGCGCTCCTCTGCGGGATCGCCGTGCTCTTCGTCGAAATCGTCCCCGTGACGCTCGTGGCGAAGCTGCAACTGTTCAAGCTGACGGTGCTCGTCACGCTCGTAGCATCGATCCTCGTCACCGCTGCGTTCGCGAGTCTGCTGCCCGACGCACTCCGGCGATTCAGCGAGGGCGTGCTCGGCCGCCGGTGGATCGGGCTGGCCGTCGCGACCGTGCTGCTTGTGCTCCTCGCCGGACTCGCTGTCCGGGATGTGGGGCGGCCGGGTGCGCTGCTCCACCCGCTGCGCCATCAGGCCTCTCCGCTGGGCGAGGTCGAAGCGTGGGCACGGGTAGCGACGGCCGAGGACGCCCTGTTCGCGACCCCTCCGTCCGTGAGCACGTTTCGGACGTTCGCCCGCCGCGCCGTCGTCGCCGATTTCACCGGGTTCGTCTTCACCGATGCTGCGATGCAGACGTGGTTTCAGCGGCTGATGGACATCGCGCCCATCACGCTGCCGGCGACGGGGGTCGGCGTGAAGCCGGTGCTCGACGCCGCGTACGAGCAGCTCGGCCCGGCTGACTGGCAGCGGCTCCAGTCGGGATACGGCGCCGACTACGCGCTCGTGGCGCGCGGCACGCGCCTCCCTTTCGCCGTGGCGTTCGAAAACGCAGAGTGGACGGTGTACCGGCTAACCGGACCCTCGCCTTGA
- a CDS encoding GNAT family N-acetyltransferase → MADASPYRTSLHRLSDPAVRPAWDRLLAQSAQATAYADLRFAARVEAALGLPAFVASVWEDDVLRAGALVFEKRRGPYRAAALPPLVQYVSPLLDGDLRETDVHHHRSPLDALLGLIAGTFHQATLVLHPSLGDVRPFQWQGWRVEPAFTYRIDLQAQDAVTSGWSSNPKRTLKRERDDFVLADGAQYVAEALALVEASHARQGQSLGIASESAAALAHGLAEDGLVRAFVARRDGTAEAGLLVLSDGRTAHYWLAGSEPGAAMTVLLGHVLPRLREEGVATFDFVGANTPSIAEFKRRFGSALVPYFRARHTARPELRLLDRLRR, encoded by the coding sequence ATGGCCGACGCATCCCCGTACCGCACGTCTCTCCACCGCCTGAGCGATCCGGCCGTGCGCCCCGCGTGGGACCGGCTGCTCGCCCAGAGCGCGCAGGCCACGGCGTACGCTGACCTCCGGTTCGCGGCCCGAGTCGAGGCCGCGCTCGGCCTGCCTGCCTTCGTCGCCTCGGTATGGGAGGACGATGTGCTGCGCGCCGGGGCGCTCGTGTTCGAGAAGCGGCGGGGGCCCTACCGCGCCGCCGCCCTCCCGCCGCTCGTGCAGTACGTCTCTCCGTTGCTCGACGGGGACCTGCGCGAGACCGACGTGCACCATCACCGCTCGCCGCTCGATGCCCTGCTCGGACTGATTGCCGGCACGTTCCATCAGGCGACGCTGGTCCTCCACCCGTCGCTCGGCGACGTGCGGCCGTTCCAGTGGCAGGGCTGGCGGGTCGAGCCCGCGTTCACGTACCGCATCGACCTGCAAGCGCAGGACGCCGTAACGTCGGGCTGGTCGTCGAACCCGAAGCGGACGCTGAAAAGGGAGCGGGACGACTTCGTGCTAGCGGACGGAGCCCAATACGTCGCCGAGGCGCTCGCGCTCGTCGAGGCATCGCACGCCCGGCAGGGGCAATCGCTCGGGATCGCATCGGAATCGGCGGCGGCACTGGCGCACGGACTCGCCGAGGACGGCCTTGTCCGGGCTTTCGTCGCGCGCCGCGATGGGACGGCAGAAGCCGGACTGCTCGTGCTCTCGGACGGGCGGACGGCGCACTACTGGCTCGCCGGCAGCGAGCCCGGCGCGGCGATGACCGTGCTGCTCGGCCACGTCCTGCCCCGGCTGCGCGAGGAGGGCGTGGCGACCTTCGACTTCGTCGGGGCCAACACGCCGTCCATCGCCGAGTTCAAGCGTCGGTTCGGCAGCGCACTCGTTCCGTATTTTCGCGCCCGCCACACCGCCCGCCCCGAGCTCCGCCTGCTCGACCGGCTGCGGCGGTGA
- the greA gene encoding transcription elongation factor GreA, whose product MDKPVYLTQEALDKLKEELRLAKTEGRQRIAQEIAEARAQGDLSENAEYDAAKEAQGHHEARIAKLETTIASARLVDEKQIDDSKVFILSTVRVENVKTKKEATYTLVSAEEADMAKGKISIASPVGKGLLGHEVGDVVEITVPAGKVPLKILEISRQ is encoded by the coding sequence ATGGACAAGCCGGTTTATCTCACGCAAGAAGCGCTCGACAAGCTCAAGGAAGAACTCCGCCTCGCCAAGACCGAGGGGCGGCAACGGATCGCCCAGGAGATCGCCGAGGCGCGCGCGCAGGGCGACCTCTCGGAGAACGCGGAGTACGACGCTGCCAAAGAGGCGCAGGGCCACCACGAAGCCCGCATCGCGAAGCTCGAAACGACGATCGCGAGCGCCCGCCTCGTCGACGAGAAGCAGATCGACGACTCCAAGGTCTTCATCCTCTCGACCGTCCGGGTGGAGAACGTGAAGACGAAGAAGGAGGCGACGTACACCCTCGTCTCCGCCGAAGAAGCGGACATGGCGAAGGGCAAGATCTCGATCGCGAGCCCGGTCGGGAAAGGCTTGCTCGGCCACGAAGTTGGCGACGTCGTGGAGATCACGGTGCCCGCCGGCAAGGTCCCGCTCAAGATCCTCGAGATCAGCCGGCAGTAG
- the hslV gene encoding ATP-dependent protease subunit HslV, producing MSSTHRSAFPAIHATTVLGVRHNGRVVLGSDGQATMKDTVLKHSAQKVRPLFGGKILAGFAGATADAFTLFERFEEKLQKYGGNTTRAAVELAKDWRTDRYLRRLEALLAVAASDRLLLISGTGDVIEPDDDILAIGSGAPYALAATRALLKHSSGLSAREIVEEGLHIAADICIYTNHNLTILELDAKEPEAATTATGTQGTD from the coding sequence ATGTCTTCCACCCATCGCTCGGCCTTCCCGGCCATCCACGCCACCACCGTACTCGGCGTGCGACACAACGGCCGCGTTGTCCTCGGCTCCGACGGGCAGGCGACGATGAAAGACACCGTGCTCAAGCACAGCGCGCAGAAGGTTCGCCCATTGTTCGGGGGGAAGATCCTCGCGGGGTTCGCCGGCGCCACCGCCGACGCGTTCACGCTCTTCGAGCGGTTCGAGGAAAAGCTCCAGAAGTACGGCGGCAACACCACACGCGCCGCCGTCGAGCTGGCGAAGGACTGGCGGACGGACCGCTACCTCCGCCGGCTGGAAGCCCTCCTCGCCGTCGCTGCCTCTGACCGGCTCCTGCTCATCAGCGGGACCGGCGACGTCATCGAGCCCGACGATGACATCCTCGCCATCGGGAGCGGGGCGCCCTACGCCCTCGCCGCCACGAGGGCGCTACTCAAGCACAGCAGCGGACTCTCGGCGCGGGAAATCGTCGAAGAGGGGCTTCACATCGCGGCTGACATCTGCATTTACACGAACCATAACCTCACGATCCTCGAACTCGACGCGAAGGAACCGGAGGCTGCCACCACAGCCACCGGCACCCAGGGGACGGACTGA